A single Sporosarcina sp. FSL W8-0480 DNA region contains:
- a CDS encoding YpdA family putative bacillithiol disulfide reductase: MITKDAIVVGGGPCGLSAAIEIQNKGLDVLIIEKENIVNSLYRYPTHQTFFSSSIKLSIGDIPFITAKEKPKRNDALVYYRQVAELKKLSINSFETVENVEKQEEGFIIKTNLKSYFAKHVIIATGYYDNPNRLGITGEDLPKVSHYFKEAHPYFGKKVVVIGGKNSAVDAAIELFRAGASVTVIYRGSEYSPSVKPWILPGFDSLVRNGEIDMHFNSNVIEITPDTVVFEKDGEKHSIENDYVFAMIGYHPDHSFLERIGIEIEEATGRPTYNESTMETNIKGIYIAGVIAAGNNTNEIFIENGRHHGGLIANHIVANH, encoded by the coding sequence TTGATTACGAAAGACGCCATAGTGGTCGGTGGGGGGCCATGCGGGCTTTCCGCCGCTATCGAAATACAAAACAAAGGGTTGGATGTATTAATAATTGAAAAAGAAAATATTGTCAATTCACTTTATCGATACCCAACACATCAAACATTCTTCAGTTCAAGCATAAAGCTATCCATTGGAGATATCCCTTTCATCACCGCGAAAGAAAAACCTAAAAGAAACGATGCGCTTGTCTATTATCGGCAAGTCGCGGAATTAAAGAAACTCTCCATTAATAGTTTTGAAACAGTTGAGAACGTCGAAAAACAAGAAGAAGGATTTATCATAAAAACGAACCTGAAGAGCTATTTTGCGAAACATGTAATTATTGCAACAGGTTACTATGACAATCCGAACAGGCTTGGAATAACTGGAGAGGACTTACCGAAAGTATCCCATTATTTCAAGGAAGCCCATCCGTACTTCGGAAAAAAGGTTGTCGTAATTGGAGGCAAAAACTCAGCTGTCGATGCGGCAATCGAACTATTTCGTGCAGGTGCATCGGTTACAGTGATCTATAGGGGTTCGGAGTATTCCCCAAGTGTAAAACCATGGATTCTCCCGGGTTTTGACAGCCTTGTTCGTAATGGTGAAATCGACATGCATTTCAACTCAAATGTTATAGAAATCACACCTGATACTGTAGTGTTTGAAAAAGACGGAGAAAAACACTCTATCGAGAATGATTATGTATTCGCCATGATCGGCTACCATCCCGACCATAGTTTCTTAGAGCGGATTGGCATCGAAATCGAAGAAGCAACCGGCCGACCAACATACAACGAATCTACAATGGAAACTAATATTAAAGGGATTTATATAGCAGGCGTCATTGCAGCGGGTAACAATACAAACGAAATCTTCATCGAAAACGGACGCCACCATGGTGGATTAATAGCTAATCATATTGTTGCCAATCACTAA
- the prsW gene encoding glutamic-type intramembrane protease PrsW gives MIILLTVAIAPGLALFSYFYLRKQIAKEPSRTLFHTFIYGTMMTFPIMFIQHVFEEENIIPNEFFRNVIFTSWIEEFFKWLILLVAIYKHMEFEDAYDGILYGASVSLGFATVENILYLLIFGLDTAFLRALLPVSSHALFGVVMGYYFGRAKFTTKSNKRGMLFFAFFAPFILHFIYNGILGVNDHSLYLIIPFMLFLWWFGLTRVKYAHTFAMQQFRRKTPLK, from the coding sequence TTGATCATATTACTTACAGTAGCGATTGCGCCAGGCTTGGCACTCTTCAGCTACTTTTACCTTCGGAAACAAATAGCAAAAGAACCTTCACGCACACTGTTCCATACATTCATCTACGGTACAATGATGACATTCCCAATCATGTTCATACAACACGTATTCGAAGAAGAAAATATCATCCCAAACGAATTCTTCCGAAATGTCATCTTTACCAGTTGGATTGAAGAGTTTTTCAAATGGCTCATCCTCTTAGTCGCAATCTACAAACATATGGAATTCGAAGATGCCTATGACGGGATACTTTACGGTGCAAGCGTATCCCTTGGTTTCGCTACAGTCGAAAACATTCTCTATCTACTCATTTTTGGATTAGATACAGCTTTTTTACGTGCTCTCTTACCAGTTTCAAGTCATGCACTATTCGGTGTTGTTATGGGATACTACTTTGGTAGAGCCAAATTCACAACAAAATCCAATAAGAGAGGTATGTTATTCTTCGCCTTCTTCGCACCATTCATTCTCCATTTCATATACAATGGAATCCTTGGGGTCAATGACCACTCACTATACTTAATCATTCCTTTCATGTTGTTTTTATGGTGGTTTGGACTAACGCGAGTAAAATATGCGCATACATTTGCAATGCAACAATTCAGAAGAAAGACTCCGTTAAAATGA